From the genome of Metallibacterium scheffleri:
CCTGGGCTGGGCAGCTCTGCTGCCCTTGGTGCTGGCCGCACTGGGCGGCGTGTTCGAAGCCGCAGGCGTCGGGCGCGTGCTGTCCACGTTGATGGGCGATGTCATTCCAACCACCAGTTTCGCGGCGTGCGTGCTGGCCTATGGGCTCGGCATGGTGGTATTTACCGTGATCATGGGCAACGCATTCGCCGCGTTCCCCGTGCTCACCGCCGGCGTCGGCCTGCCGCTGCTGGTGCGCCTGCACGGCGCCGATCCGGCCGTCGTCGGATCGCTGGGCATGCTATGTGGGTACTGCGGCACCTTGCTCACGCCAATGGCGGCCAATTTCAACATCGTGCCGGTGGCGCTGCTGGAACTGAGAAATCCGTGGTCGGTGATCCGCGCGCAATGGCCTACGGCGCTGCCGCTGCTGGTTTTCAATCTGTTCGCGCTCTACCTGCTGGCGATGCACTGAAAGCCCGTTTCGCGTTTTGATCTCTTGAGAATTTGAATCATGTCTGCAAACCATTCCCTGCCCTGCGTGCTGCTGACCGGCTTCGATGCCTTCGGCGGCGAGTACATCAATCCATCATCGAAATCCGTGCGCACGCTGCATGGTGCGCGCATGCAGGGGCATCGCCTCATTGCCAGGCAACTGCCGACTTCGTTCGCCCGTGCGCCGGTAGTGTTGCGTGATGCCCTGCGCGAACTACAACCGCGCGTGGTGATTTGTGTTGGCCAGGCCGGTGGCCGCGCGCAAATCTCGCTGGAGCGCGTGGCGATTAATGTGTGCGATGCGCGCATCGTGGACAACGATGGCGCGCAGCCGCATGACATGCCGGTGATCGCACGCGGCCCGGCGGCCTATTTCAGCCGTCTGCCGCTGGATGCTTGCCTTGCCGCACTGCATGGCGCGGACATTCCAGGCGAGATATCCAACAGCGCCGGAACTTTTGTGTGCAATCAGGTGATGTATGTGCTGCTGCATGAACTGCGCAGACAGCCCGAGGCGTGCGCGGGCTTCGTGCATATCCCATTCATTCCGGCGCAGGTGCTGGAACGGCGCAGTGCACCGAGCATGGCGCTGGAACAAATCGCCGCTGCGCTGCGCTTGATCGTCGCCGCCACGCTCGATCCGTCAGCCGCGCCGCATGGCACACATGCCTCGGGGCGCGAGCATTGATGTGCACGTTGCCGACATCCTTGTCTGCGCCCCGCCTACCATAAACGCAGCATCGTGTCCGCGCCTTGCACAGCGCGAAGCCTGCGCCACGATACACACATCACTTCGGACGTCGCCACGCAGGGCACGCGAAATTCACGAGGGGCAACAATCCAGACAGGAGTGCGCCCATTACTCTCGCAGCAGATCGGCATCGACCTTGCCGGGCCTCTCAGTCGGAAACATTGGACTTGCTACTCTTGACCGTGACTGCGATCGCCGCCGCCTCATCATCGGGCTGTGTCAAAAGAACAATTCCTGTCTCCTTCATGCTCCGGCCACGAGGCAAGACGACGATCTTCCTGATCCGCTCACCTGCGATGCCGAAGCGCTTGAAATTGGCAGGCAGCCACAGCTTCAACTTCGCGACATCGGCAGGCCCCATCTGATCCAGTTCCGCGAGCATCGCCTGCACCTGGATCGGGCCCGCGAGTTCGCTGGAATAGGTCAGTCGATAGATGTTGCTCTTGGAAAGATTGAGGTTTGATGCCGCCGCCGCGATCGTTGCGAAAAGCAAGGATGCGACCACGCATGATGCATATCGTGCTTTCATTTCGAGTTCCTCATTCCGCCGACGCCTGTCGGCAAACGCTTCGGTTCAGCGGCGGCACGGAACGCCGTGCATGTCGTGTCTTGCAGGACAGTCCGAATGGGACGTCCTGCTCCACCCTGGAGCCTGAGCTTGGATCACGCAGCGGAGCGCCGAAAGACGACCCGCTGAACTTTGGCGAGCCTGTCACACGCGGATGATGTCGCGCTTGATCGAATAGAGGATGGCGATCACGTCGTTGCGGGTGTCCGCATCCAGTCCGTGTTTTTCCATCGCCCCGACGATGTCGTCCATCACCGCCAGGTATTCCTGCTCGCTGATATTCATGCCTCTGTGGGCCGCGAGCATGTCCCGGCCCGTGTAAGCTTCCGGGCCGCCAGATCCAGAACAGAAGAATTCGCGCGCCATGCGTTTGGCGTGCTGCAGATCCTTGATGTTCTCGAAGCGGGTTTTGACGACGGGATTGACCAGATGCGCGGCGATCACATCGTCAACGAGAGAAGCGATGCCGGGCGCACCGCCCAGGCGTTCATAAAGTATCGCGGTCATAGAATCCTCTACCCGGATCGATCAACCGGTTCGCACTGTGGCTGGAATTGCCACAACGCAGCCGTGCGGTTATCCACATGCAGATCCGACGATCTGCTTGCCAATGAGTATGCTGAGTGCGCATTGGCAGCCCTTGCCGCTGTAAATCGCGCGGGACCCCTGAGTCTCCACCAGCAACACCACGTCGTGTGTGCCCGCAGGTGTGGCTTCCGCAACGGGTCGGTCGCAGGGGCACGCGCGCTGAAACATGTCACAGCGTGAACGGCAACTTGGCGGTGATGCTGAAATCCGGTGCGTCGGGTGTCAGGCCGATACCCAGATTGCCCACAAAAGTCATGCTTTCGCTGAGCGCATAGGTCATGCCGATGCCAAATGTCGCAGCGTTGCCGGAGCTGCCGATGATGCCTTGCCACACGCCGGTAGCATCGGGGCGAATCCTGGCACTG
Proteins encoded in this window:
- the pcp gene encoding pyroglutamyl-peptidase I, which translates into the protein MSANHSLPCVLLTGFDAFGGEYINPSSKSVRTLHGARMQGHRLIARQLPTSFARAPVVLRDALRELQPRVVICVGQAGGRAQISLERVAINVCDARIVDNDGAQPHDMPVIARGPAAYFSRLPLDACLAALHGADIPGEISNSAGTFVCNQVMYVLLHELRRQPEACAGFVHIPFIPAQVLERRSAPSMALEQIAAALRLIVAATLDPSAAPHGTHASGREH
- a CDS encoding group I truncated hemoglobin, yielding MTAILYERLGGAPGIASLVDDVIAAHLVNPVVKTRFENIKDLQHAKRMAREFFCSGSGGPEAYTGRDMLAAHRGMNISEQEYLAVMDDIVGAMEKHGLDADTRNDVIAILYSIKRDIIRV